The DNA region GCACCCAGCTTGCAGTGTATGCTGTAAAAAATAATATAGTATAAAAGTCAGGTCATCTCCGCGGAGATGACCTTTTTACGTAAAAAGGAGCAATCCTTCCTTCGGAATGATTGCTGTTTTTTATAATCTGGATTATAATTTTTTTTAAATTTTTAAGGTGAGTGCAAAATTTTTTCTGTTTACAGGTATTTATTCGTATAAGTATATATAGTATTTGAATCGGAAATGTGGTATAATAACTATATCTGCGGAAAATTCCGCAAAAGGAGCTCTGATCAATTAATAAATCAGCGATGAGAACGGGGTGCAGCCACTCAGTTTTCCCACTCCGGCATCCGGCGAAGCCGTATTGCTGGCCAGATCAGTGTTTCCTCGATATGAATAAATTAAAAGGGTGAATTCTGATCCATGATATATTTTGATAACGCTGCCACCACAAAGCCGGCAAAGACCGTTGCCGAAACGGTTTATAAGTGCCTTGAAGACAACTTCGGAAATCCGTCGTCGCTTCATGCGCTGGGGCTGAAGGCGGAGCAGACCATGACTGCGGCACGAAAGAATATCGCTGATGCTCTCGGTGTTCCGGCAGAGACAGTGTATTTTACTTCCGGCGCTACCGAAAGCAGCAATCTTGCAGTTCGCGGAGCTGCCGGAACATACGGCCGCAGGAAGAAGAAAGTCATTACAACTACAGTTGAACATTCATCTGTAAAGGAAGCCTTTAACCGTCTTGAAGAAGAAGGCTTCGAAGTCATAAGGATAAGTCCTCGTGACGGAGCGTTTGATCCTGCGGACTTTATCAGAGCAGCAGATGAAAGTACCTGCCTTATAAGCATGATGCTCGTAAACAACGAAACCGGTGCTGTCCTTCCGGTAAAGAAAGTGTTTACAGAAATAAAGCGCAGATTCCCTGATATCATCACTCACTGTGACGCAGTTCAGGCGTTTATGAAAATACCCGTAAAACCGAACGACCTTAAAGCAGATCTCATTTCCATGAGTGCCCACAAGATCTACGGTCCGAAGGGCGTCGGTGCTCTTTACGTAAAGAAGGGCGTCAGACTTTTAAAACAGAACCTTGGCGGCAGGCAGGAGAACAATATGCGCGGCGGTACCGAAGCCG from Ruminococcus sp. HUN007 includes:
- a CDS encoding cysteine desulfurase family protein; this translates as MIYFDNAATTKPAKTVAETVYKCLEDNFGNPSSLHALGLKAEQTMTAARKNIADALGVPAETVYFTSGATESSNLAVRGAAGTYGRRKKKVITTTVEHSSVKEAFNRLEEEGFEVIRISPRDGAFDPADFIRAADESTCLISMMLVNNETGAVLPVKKVFTEIKRRFPDIITHCDAVQAFMKIPVKPNDLKADLISMSAHKIYGPKGVGALYVKKGVRLLKQNLGGRQENNMRGGTEAVPLIAGFGEAVSLLAGTMAERTEKLEALRKYLTEKISAMDGVVLNSREDAVPYIVNISVKGIRSEIILHFLEEKEIYISSGSACSKGAKSGVLGEFGIRPELEDSALRISFCHENTEAEIDEFINALEEAQKRLRR